GGCGACGGGTAGAACGCCTGCACCTGGTCGGCGCGGAAGCCATTGCCTTTAAGCCACAAGGCCAGGTTCATCATGTCTTCATCGGTGGTGCCCGGGTGGGCGGCGATGAAGTACGGGATCAGGTACTGCTCCTTGCCCGCTTCCTTGGTGTACTTCTCGAACATGCGCTTGAACTTGTCATAGCTGCCAATGCCCGGTTTCATCATCTGGTTGAGCGGACCTTCCTCGGTGTGTTCCGGGGCGATCTTGAGGTAACCACCGACGTGGTGGGTCACCAGCTCTTTGACGTATTCCGGCGACTCGACCGCGAGGTCGTAGCGCAGGCCGGAAGCAATCAGAATCTTCTTCACACCCGGCAATGCACGGGCGCTGCGATACAGTTGAATCAACGACGAGTGGTCGGTATTCAGGTTCGGGCAGATGCCCGGGAACACGCACGACGGCTTGCGGCACGCGGATTCGATTTCCGGCGTTTTGCAGGCAATGCGGTACATGTTCGCGGTCGGGCCACCGAGGTCGGAGATCACGCCGGTAAAGCCTGGCACTTTGTCGCGGATCTCTTCGATCTCGCGAATGATCGACTCTTCGGAACGGTTCTGGATGATGCGGCCTTCGTGCTCGGTGATCGAGCAGAAGGTGCAGCCACCGAAGCAGCCACGCATGATGTTCACCGAGAAACGGATCATGTCGTAGGCCGGGATCTTTTCCTTGCCGTACACCGGGTGCGGGACGCGGGCGTACGGCATGCCGAACACGTAGTCCATTTCTTCGGTGGTCATCGGGATGGGCGGCGGGTTGAACCACACGTCCACTTCACCATGCTTCTGCACCAGGGCGCGGGCGTTGCCTGGGTTGGTTTCCAGGTGCAGCACGCGGTTGGCGTGGGCATACAGGACCGAGTCGCCACGGACTTTTTCCATGGACGGCAGACGAATGACCGTCTTGTCACGGGTCATGCGCGGGCTGGCAAGAATTTGTACGACCTTGGCCTCTTCCGGGTCTTCAACCGGGCCTTTTTCCTGCTCGATGGCGCAGGCCTGGGTGTCCTGGGTATTCACATACGGGTTGATGATCTTGTCGATCTTGCCCGGGCGGTCGATACGCGTGGAGTCCACCTCGTACCAGCCCTCAGGCGTGTCACGGCGAATGAACGCGGTGCCGCGCACGTCGGTGATGTCTTCGATCTTGTGGCCCCACGACAGGCGCTGGGCAACTTCGACGATAGCCCGCTCGGCGTTGCCGTACAGCAGGATGTCGGCGCAGGCATCGATCAGGATCGAGTTGCGCACACGGTCCTGCCAGTAGTCGTAGTGGGCGATGCGACGCAGCGAGGCCTCGATGCCGCCAAGCACGATCGGCACGTTCTTGTAGGCTTCCTTGCAACGCTGGCTGTACACCAGGCTGGCGCGGTCCGGGCGTTTGCCGGCCATGCCACCTGGGGTGTAGGCGTCGTCGGAACGGATTTTCTTGTCGGCGGTGTAGCGGTTGATCATCGAGTCCATGTTGCCGGCCGCGACGCCGAAGAACAGGTTCGGCTCGCCGAGCTTCATGAAGTCGTCTTTGGACTGCCAGTTCGGCTGCGCAATGATCCCGACGCGAAAGCCCTGGGACTCCAGCAGCCGGCCGATAATCGCCATACCGAACGACGGGTGATCCACATACGCATCACCGGTGACGATGATGATGTCGCAGGAATCCCAGCCAAGCTGATCCATCTCCTCCCTGCTCATCGGCAGGAATGGCGCAGGACCGAAACATTCGGCCCAGTACTTGGGATAGTCAAATAACGGCTTGGCTGTTTGCATGACGGTGACCGGTGTTGAGATGAAAAATCGCGGGCGCGGAATATAGCACAAATTTTGACCAATTCCGACGGTAATGGTCGGAATTGTGCTGATGCAATCGCAAGCAAGCCAGCGCCCACATTTGAAGGTATTCACCGTTCAAGTGTGGGAGCTGGCTTGCCTGCGATGAGGCCCTTACAGGCGCTGAGACTTACTCGTCATCGTCGAAGTTATAGCTGCCCGGCGCCAGGTTTTCGAAGCGCGTGTATTTACCGATAAATGCCAGGCGGATAAAGCCGATCGGCCCGTTCCGCTGCTTGCCGATGATGATTTCGGCAATGCCTTTGTGTTCCGTCTCGGGGTGATACACCTCGTCGCGGTACACGAACATGATCACGTCAGCATCCTGCTCGATGGCTCCGGACTCACGCAAGTCGGAGTTCACCGGGCGCTTGTTCGGCCGTTGTTCGAGGGAACGGTTGAGCTGGGACAGCGCCACCACCGGGCAGTTGAATTCCTTGGCCAGGGCTTTGAGCGACCGGGAGATTTCGGAAATCTCGTTGGTGCGGTTGTCGCCGCTTGAGCCTGGGATCTGCATCAGCTGCAGGTAGTCGATCATGATCAGGGCGATGTCGCCGTGCTCACGCACCAGCCGG
The window above is part of the Pseudomonas sp. KBS0710 genome. Proteins encoded here:
- a CDS encoding YgiQ family radical SAM protein, coding for MQTAKPLFDYPKYWAECFGPAPFLPMSREEMDQLGWDSCDIIIVTGDAYVDHPSFGMAIIGRLLESQGFRVGIIAQPNWQSKDDFMKLGEPNLFFGVAAGNMDSMINRYTADKKIRSDDAYTPGGMAGKRPDRASLVYSQRCKEAYKNVPIVLGGIEASLRRIAHYDYWQDRVRNSILIDACADILLYGNAERAIVEVAQRLSWGHKIEDITDVRGTAFIRRDTPEGWYEVDSTRIDRPGKIDKIINPYVNTQDTQACAIEQEKGPVEDPEEAKVVQILASPRMTRDKTVIRLPSMEKVRGDSVLYAHANRVLHLETNPGNARALVQKHGEVDVWFNPPPIPMTTEEMDYVFGMPYARVPHPVYGKEKIPAYDMIRFSVNIMRGCFGGCTFCSITEHEGRIIQNRSEESIIREIEEIRDKVPGFTGVISDLGGPTANMYRIACKTPEIESACRKPSCVFPGICPNLNTDHSSLIQLYRSARALPGVKKILIASGLRYDLAVESPEYVKELVTHHVGGYLKIAPEHTEEGPLNQMMKPGIGSYDKFKRMFEKYTKEAGKEQYLIPYFIAAHPGTTDEDMMNLALWLKGNGFRADQVQAFYPSPMATATAMYHSGKNPLRKVTYKSDAVTIVKSEDQRRLHKAFLRYHDPKGWPMLREALTRMGRADLIGPGKDQLIPLHQPSTDSYQSARRKNSTPAGSHKVAKETTTRILTQHTGLPPRGSDGSNPWDKREQAKAAAQARNKQAAKERSDAAKGKGGKPARKPVVPR